One Cyprinus carpio isolate SPL01 unplaced genomic scaffold, ASM1834038v1 S000006723, whole genome shotgun sequence DNA window includes the following coding sequences:
- the ceacam1 gene encoding carcinoembryonic antigen-related cell adhesion molecule 1 isoform X2, with amino-acid sequence MGHKLLILFFTLICTSGLYAVFLVPSQNPVAVGSNITISVNDTEPIIIGLWLFGPSTLFMWYPEEVLTGSGHQNGTEFNSSTYQLTLSSVTLKNSGLYVLDALKPRVRAEITLDVQEPVSNLTAFVSMTNLVEFNDTVTFTCSASGTPVWFSWKNGSSTVTAGGRVDLRNGGREFIISGVTRYDEGPFTCLVANNISKAESGQMNLNISYGPSNLKVTASPEKSVYISGSDISLSCSADSKPTASFYWMYNGNPLNVYGPSYDLRGATQNRTGEYTCVAQNAVTMQLNVKVTKKIDIVDPISAVTVNPAGSPVENMAFNLSCNVVGPVKSIQWMKNGGYLDANNMITFSNDNSTLRFNQLTLSDDGQYQCAASNAVSNMTSPAYNLMVNYGPNNTAASGSNIAAVGSSVTFSCSSDSRPQSQYKWYFSGLNVKNGSVYVTTPLSKSDSGQYTCMAFNSITGRSSDASVTLTVYAPVSNVTVNMDSQQPIFSQPFTLTCTVIGDVQHIQWMKNGVKLYQDNRISFTNNNSVLNFNPLTLSDNGQYQCEASNVINNMTSEAYDLNVFYGPWNTTISGPTVGAVGHNVTFSCSANSHPSSQYSWFLNSSKLGEGPVLTRALSPNSGGRYTCMASNDITGRSSNASLEFSLRYPISNVIVNAGNQQPVFNQLFTLTCTANGDVEHIQWMKNGVLLHPHDGITFSNYNSTLNFQNTKLSDDGYYQCEASNAVSNMTSPAYDLMVNYGPWNTTVEGPIMAEMGSNVTFNCTAISRPHSQYSWFHNTSKVGDGPVHVTSVLSLDSSGRYTCMAINDITGSSSNASLELTVIETIATVEVIPDRTIPLASQSFQLTCNVKGPYNTLHWLRNNQNFLPSGSVIFSANNTSVTFKTLQTADEGRYQCVASNALKQYISHPYDLVVIYPNAAVGVQASVMLTALFALLLPVLEEWF; translated from the exons ATGGGACATAAATTACTCATCTTATTCTTCACCTTAATTTGTACATCAG GTCTTTATGCAGTGTTCCTGGTTCCATCACAAAACCCTGTGGCTGTCGGGAGCAATATCACTATAAGTGTGAATGACACAGAGCCCATTATAATTGGGCTCTGGTTGTTTGGACCTAGTACTTTGTTCATGTGGTATCCAGAGGAAGTTTTAACAGGAAGTGGCCACCAAAATGGAACAGAATTTAACAGTTCTACATATCAGCTCACCTTATCGTCAGTAACTCTGAAGAATTCTGGCCTGTATGTATTAGATGCACTGAAACCGAGGGTCCGGGCAGAGATTACATTAGATGTTCAGg AACCTGTCAGTAATTTGACTGCATTTGTAAGCATGACAAACCTGGTGGAGTTTAACGACACCGTGACGTTCACATGCTCCGCCAGCGGAACGCCAGTGTGGTTTTCATGGAAGAACGGAAGCTCTACGGTCACAGCAGGAGGAAGAGTTGACCTCAGGAACGGTGGACGAGAGTTCATCATCAGTGGTGTGACGCGGTACGACGAAGGCCCGTTCACGTGTCTTGTGGCAAACAATATCAGCAAAGCAGAGAGTGGTCAAATGAATCTCAATATAAGCT ATGGGCCCAGTAACTTAAAAGTGACAGCATCGCCAGAGAAATCGGTATACATTTCTGGTTCGGACATTTCTCTGTCGTGCTCTGCTGACTCCAAACCGACAGCTTCTTTCTACTGGATGTACAACGGCAATCCTCTGAATGTCTATGGTCCGAGTTATGATCTTAGAGGCGCAACTCAGAACAGAACGGGAGAATACACCTGCGTTGCCCAAAATGCGGTCACAATGCAGTTAAAtgtaaaagtgacaaaaaagatTGATATAGTTG atcCAATTTCAGCAGTGACAGTGAATCCAGCAGGCTCTCCAGTAGAAAACATGGCTTTTAATCTAAGCTGTAATGTTGTGGGGCCAGTGAAATCCATTCAGTGGATGAAGAATGGAGGATACCTGGACGCCAACAATATGATCACTTTCTCCAATGACAACTCAACCTTGAGATTTAACCAACTCACTCTTAGTGATGACGGACAATACCAGTGTGCTGCTAGTAATGCTGTCAGCAACATGACCAGCCCGGCCTACAATCTTATGGTTAACT ATGGCCCAAACAACACAGCAGCCTCTGGTTCAAACATAGCAGCAGTGGGATCCAGCGTGACCTTCAGCTGTTCCTCTGACTCTCGCCCTCAAAGTCAATACAAATGGTATTTCAGTGGCTTAAATGTGAAAAATGGTTCAGTGTATGTGACTACACCTCTCTCAAAAAGTGATAGCGGACAGTACACCTGCATGGCCTTCAACAGCATTACAGGCAGAAGCAGCGATGCCTCAGTGACATTAACTGTATATG CTCCTGTCAGCAATGTTACAGTGAATATGGACAGTCAGCAACCAATCTTCAGTCAGCCATTCACACTAACCTGCACTGTCATTGGAGATGTTCAACACATTCAGTGGATGAAGAATGGCGTGAAGCTTTACCAGGACAATAGGATCAGTTTCACCAATAACAACTCAGTTTTGAACTTCAACCCACTCACTCTAAGCGATAATGGACAGTATCAGTGTGAAGCTAGTAATGTTATCAACAACATGACCAGTGAGGCCTATGACCTCAATGTCTTCT ATGGTCCATGGAACACAACCATCTCTGGTCCAACTGTAGGAGCTGTCGGTCATAATGTGACCTTCAGCTGCTCTGCTAACTCTCACCCATCAAGTCAATACAGCTGGTTTTTAAACAGCTCAAAGTTGGGCGAGGGTCCAGTGTTAACTAGAGCTCTCTCACCAAATAGTGGCGGACGTTACACCTGCATGGCCTCCAATGACATTACAGGCAGAAGCAGCAATGCATCACTGGAGTTTTCTTTAAGAT ATCCAATCAGCAATGTGATTGTAAATGCTGGCAATCAGCAACCAGTATTCAATCAGTTATTTACACTGACCTGCACTGCTAATGGAGATGTTGAACACATTCAGTGGATGAAGAATGGCGTGTTGCTTCATCCTCACGATGGAATCACTTTCTCCAATTACAACTCAACCTTGAACTTCCAAAATACAAAACTCAGTGATGATGGATATTATCAGTGTGAAGCAAGCAATGCTGTCAGCAACATGACTAGCCCGGCTTATGACCTAATGGTCAACT ATGGTCCATGGAACACAACAGTTGAAGGCCCAATCATGGCAGAGATGGGGTCCAATGTGACTTTCAACTGTACTGCCATCTCTCGTCCTCATAGTCAATATAGCTGGTTCCACAACACTTCAAAAGTGGGAGATGGTCCAGTGCATGTGACTTCAGTTCTCTCACTAGACAGTAGTGGACGCTACACCTGCATGGCTATCAATGACATCACAGGCAGCAGCAGCAACGCATCACTGGAGTTAACTGTAATTG AAACCATTGCGACAGTGGAAGTGATCCCCGATCGCACTATTCCTCTGGCTTCCCAAAGCTTTCAGCTCACCTGTAATGTGAAGGGACCCTACAACACACTCCACTGGCTTCGAAACAACCAGAATTTCCTGCCATCAGGCAGTgttatattttcagcaaataacaCCTCTGTGACCTTCAAAACCTTGCAGACCGCTGACGAGGGGAGATACCAGTGTGTCGCTTCAAATGCATTGAAACAGTATATCAGTCACCCATATGATCTTGTGGTCATCT
- the ceacam1 gene encoding carcinoembryonic antigen-related cell adhesion molecule 1 isoform X1, translating into MGHKLLILFFTLICTSGLYAVFLVPSQNPVAVGSNITISVNDTEPIIIGLWLFGPSTLFMWYPEEVLTGSGHQNGTEFNSSTYQLTLSSVTLKNSGLYVLDALKPRVRAEITLDVQEPVSNLTAFVSMTNLVEFNDTVTFTCSASGTPVWFSWKNGSSTVTAGGRVDLRNGGREFIISGVTRYDEGPFTCLVANNISKAESGQMNLNISYGPSNLKVTASPEKSVYISGSDISLSCSADSKPTASFYWMYNGNPLNVYGPSYDLRGATQNRTGEYTCVAQNAVTMQLNVKVTKKIDIVDPISAVTVNPAGSPVENMAFNLSCNVVGPVKSIQWMKNGGYLDANNMITFSNDNSTLRFNQLTLSDDGQYQCAASNAVSNMTSPAYNLMVNYGPNNTAASGSNIAAVGSSVTFSCSSDSRPQSQYKWYFSGLNVKNGSVYVTTPLSKSDSGQYTCMAFNSITGRSSDASVTLTVYAPVSNVTVNMDSQQPIFSQPFTLTCTVIGDVQHIQWMKNGVKLYQDNRISFTNNNSVLNFNPLTLSDNGQYQCEASNVINNMTSEAYDLNVFYGPWNTTISGPTVGAVGHNVTFSCSANSHPSSQYSWFLNSSKLGEGPVLTRALSPNSGGRYTCMASNDITGRSSNASLEFSLRYPISNVIVNAGNQQPVFNQLFTLTCTANGDVEHIQWMKNGVLLHPHDGITFSNYNSTLNFQNTKLSDDGYYQCEASNAVSNMTSPAYDLMVNYGPWNTTVEGPIMAEMGSNVTFNCTAISRPHSQYSWFHNTSKVGDGPVHVTSVLSLDSSGRYTCMAINDITGSSSNASLELTVIETIATVEVIPDRTIPLASQSFQLTCNVKGPYNTLHWLRNNQNFLPSGSVIFSANNTSVTFKTLQTADEGRYQCVASNALKQYISHPYDLVVIFGPQSVQIIVRPGIPPVLKCQAVSQPPAVYHWIFENNTVVGNESSIELPIKSIMGSNYTCVAKNPLTNVTVYTSQVVSNPNAAVGVQASVMLTALFALLLPVLEEWF; encoded by the exons ATGGGACATAAATTACTCATCTTATTCTTCACCTTAATTTGTACATCAG GTCTTTATGCAGTGTTCCTGGTTCCATCACAAAACCCTGTGGCTGTCGGGAGCAATATCACTATAAGTGTGAATGACACAGAGCCCATTATAATTGGGCTCTGGTTGTTTGGACCTAGTACTTTGTTCATGTGGTATCCAGAGGAAGTTTTAACAGGAAGTGGCCACCAAAATGGAACAGAATTTAACAGTTCTACATATCAGCTCACCTTATCGTCAGTAACTCTGAAGAATTCTGGCCTGTATGTATTAGATGCACTGAAACCGAGGGTCCGGGCAGAGATTACATTAGATGTTCAGg AACCTGTCAGTAATTTGACTGCATTTGTAAGCATGACAAACCTGGTGGAGTTTAACGACACCGTGACGTTCACATGCTCCGCCAGCGGAACGCCAGTGTGGTTTTCATGGAAGAACGGAAGCTCTACGGTCACAGCAGGAGGAAGAGTTGACCTCAGGAACGGTGGACGAGAGTTCATCATCAGTGGTGTGACGCGGTACGACGAAGGCCCGTTCACGTGTCTTGTGGCAAACAATATCAGCAAAGCAGAGAGTGGTCAAATGAATCTCAATATAAGCT ATGGGCCCAGTAACTTAAAAGTGACAGCATCGCCAGAGAAATCGGTATACATTTCTGGTTCGGACATTTCTCTGTCGTGCTCTGCTGACTCCAAACCGACAGCTTCTTTCTACTGGATGTACAACGGCAATCCTCTGAATGTCTATGGTCCGAGTTATGATCTTAGAGGCGCAACTCAGAACAGAACGGGAGAATACACCTGCGTTGCCCAAAATGCGGTCACAATGCAGTTAAAtgtaaaagtgacaaaaaagatTGATATAGTTG atcCAATTTCAGCAGTGACAGTGAATCCAGCAGGCTCTCCAGTAGAAAACATGGCTTTTAATCTAAGCTGTAATGTTGTGGGGCCAGTGAAATCCATTCAGTGGATGAAGAATGGAGGATACCTGGACGCCAACAATATGATCACTTTCTCCAATGACAACTCAACCTTGAGATTTAACCAACTCACTCTTAGTGATGACGGACAATACCAGTGTGCTGCTAGTAATGCTGTCAGCAACATGACCAGCCCGGCCTACAATCTTATGGTTAACT ATGGCCCAAACAACACAGCAGCCTCTGGTTCAAACATAGCAGCAGTGGGATCCAGCGTGACCTTCAGCTGTTCCTCTGACTCTCGCCCTCAAAGTCAATACAAATGGTATTTCAGTGGCTTAAATGTGAAAAATGGTTCAGTGTATGTGACTACACCTCTCTCAAAAAGTGATAGCGGACAGTACACCTGCATGGCCTTCAACAGCATTACAGGCAGAAGCAGCGATGCCTCAGTGACATTAACTGTATATG CTCCTGTCAGCAATGTTACAGTGAATATGGACAGTCAGCAACCAATCTTCAGTCAGCCATTCACACTAACCTGCACTGTCATTGGAGATGTTCAACACATTCAGTGGATGAAGAATGGCGTGAAGCTTTACCAGGACAATAGGATCAGTTTCACCAATAACAACTCAGTTTTGAACTTCAACCCACTCACTCTAAGCGATAATGGACAGTATCAGTGTGAAGCTAGTAATGTTATCAACAACATGACCAGTGAGGCCTATGACCTCAATGTCTTCT ATGGTCCATGGAACACAACCATCTCTGGTCCAACTGTAGGAGCTGTCGGTCATAATGTGACCTTCAGCTGCTCTGCTAACTCTCACCCATCAAGTCAATACAGCTGGTTTTTAAACAGCTCAAAGTTGGGCGAGGGTCCAGTGTTAACTAGAGCTCTCTCACCAAATAGTGGCGGACGTTACACCTGCATGGCCTCCAATGACATTACAGGCAGAAGCAGCAATGCATCACTGGAGTTTTCTTTAAGAT ATCCAATCAGCAATGTGATTGTAAATGCTGGCAATCAGCAACCAGTATTCAATCAGTTATTTACACTGACCTGCACTGCTAATGGAGATGTTGAACACATTCAGTGGATGAAGAATGGCGTGTTGCTTCATCCTCACGATGGAATCACTTTCTCCAATTACAACTCAACCTTGAACTTCCAAAATACAAAACTCAGTGATGATGGATATTATCAGTGTGAAGCAAGCAATGCTGTCAGCAACATGACTAGCCCGGCTTATGACCTAATGGTCAACT ATGGTCCATGGAACACAACAGTTGAAGGCCCAATCATGGCAGAGATGGGGTCCAATGTGACTTTCAACTGTACTGCCATCTCTCGTCCTCATAGTCAATATAGCTGGTTCCACAACACTTCAAAAGTGGGAGATGGTCCAGTGCATGTGACTTCAGTTCTCTCACTAGACAGTAGTGGACGCTACACCTGCATGGCTATCAATGACATCACAGGCAGCAGCAGCAACGCATCACTGGAGTTAACTGTAATTG AAACCATTGCGACAGTGGAAGTGATCCCCGATCGCACTATTCCTCTGGCTTCCCAAAGCTTTCAGCTCACCTGTAATGTGAAGGGACCCTACAACACACTCCACTGGCTTCGAAACAACCAGAATTTCCTGCCATCAGGCAGTgttatattttcagcaaataacaCCTCTGTGACCTTCAAAACCTTGCAGACCGCTGACGAGGGGAGATACCAGTGTGTCGCTTCAAATGCATTGAAACAGTATATCAGTCACCCATATGATCTTGTGGTCATCT TTGGACCACAGAGTGTGCAGATCATTGTACGCCCTGGGATTCCCCCC